In one window of Burkholderia sp. NRF60-BP8 DNA:
- a CDS encoding MarR family winged helix-turn-helix transcriptional regulator, whose translation MNPPSSPPDTLPLAGLAGELRISVGKLMRRMREQTHPNDLTSSQKSVLLRLDRDGPATVSALARAESVRPQSMRVTVATLEALGAVAGAPDPGDGRQTLIALTPGFRKVLQANRAAKDDWLFRALHAQLSAAEQAELAAAVKLLQRLAEFEDPARP comes from the coding sequence ATGAACCCGCCATCGTCCCCTCCCGACACGCTCCCGCTGGCCGGTCTCGCCGGCGAACTCCGCATCTCGGTCGGCAAACTGATGCGGCGGATGCGCGAGCAGACCCATCCGAACGACCTCACGTCCTCGCAGAAATCGGTGTTGCTGCGGCTCGATCGCGACGGCCCGGCGACCGTGTCGGCGCTCGCGCGTGCCGAAAGCGTGCGCCCGCAGTCGATGCGCGTGACGGTCGCGACGCTCGAGGCGCTCGGCGCGGTCGCCGGCGCGCCCGACCCCGGCGACGGCCGGCAGACGCTGATCGCGCTCACGCCCGGTTTCCGCAAGGTGCTGCAAGCGAACCGCGCGGCCAAGGACGACTGGCTGTTTCGCGCGCTGCACGCGCAACTGTCGGCGGCGGAACAGGCCGAGCTGGCGGCGGCCGTGAAGCTGTTGCAGCGGCTCGCCGAATTCGAGGACCCGGCGCGTCCGTAA
- a CDS encoding MFS transporter yields MPQSLPAEATLAHASASAPTSASNDALLFRKIAWRIVPFLFLCYVVSFLDRINIGFAQLQMKHDLGFSDAMYGLGAAVFYVGYVCCEVPSNMLLARFGARRTFTRIMLLWGIASTGMMFVSQPAHFYVLRFLLGVFEAGFFPGIVLYLTYWFPANRRAAAISVFFAGVAVAGVLGGLLSGWIMRDMSGVLGLHGWQWMFAIEGAPAILLAFAAFTCLVDRPRDAAWLTSDEKARVAALCAEGRAHGGAHDGRSVMAALANPRVYLFAFVYFSLTCASLTLNFWMPLMIRDFGVTDVVAVSLYTVVPNAVGAVGLILIARRSDRTGERRKHFACCTIGGGLALAALTLHLPSFAAMLVCLSIAATLIFAALPIFWAVPTRYLSGNAAAAGIALISSIGITSGIVSPWVIGMIRTRTGSMDLAVYLLAALLVASGVALTVGVKGEGPRRG; encoded by the coding sequence ATGCCCCAATCGCTTCCCGCCGAAGCGACGCTCGCGCACGCGAGCGCTTCGGCGCCGACTTCCGCATCGAACGATGCGCTGCTGTTCCGCAAGATCGCGTGGCGGATCGTCCCGTTCCTGTTCCTCTGCTACGTCGTGTCGTTTCTCGACCGCATCAACATCGGCTTCGCGCAGTTGCAGATGAAGCACGATCTCGGCTTCAGCGACGCGATGTACGGGCTCGGCGCCGCGGTGTTCTACGTCGGCTACGTGTGCTGCGAAGTGCCGAGCAACATGCTGCTCGCGCGGTTCGGCGCGCGCCGAACGTTCACGCGGATCATGCTGCTGTGGGGCATCGCGTCGACCGGCATGATGTTCGTGTCGCAGCCGGCGCATTTCTACGTGCTGCGCTTCCTGCTCGGCGTGTTCGAGGCCGGCTTCTTCCCCGGCATCGTGCTGTACCTGACCTACTGGTTTCCCGCGAACCGGCGTGCGGCGGCGATCTCCGTGTTCTTCGCGGGCGTCGCGGTGGCCGGCGTGCTCGGCGGGTTGCTGTCCGGCTGGATCATGCGCGACATGAGCGGCGTGCTCGGGCTGCACGGCTGGCAGTGGATGTTCGCGATCGAGGGCGCGCCGGCGATCCTGCTCGCATTCGCCGCGTTCACGTGCCTCGTCGACCGGCCTCGGGACGCCGCGTGGCTCACGTCCGACGAAAAGGCGCGCGTCGCCGCGCTGTGCGCCGAAGGCCGCGCACACGGCGGCGCGCACGACGGGCGCAGCGTGATGGCCGCGCTCGCGAACCCGCGCGTGTACCTGTTCGCGTTCGTCTATTTCTCGCTGACTTGCGCGTCGCTGACGCTGAACTTCTGGATGCCGCTGATGATCCGCGACTTCGGCGTGACCGACGTCGTCGCCGTGAGCCTCTATACGGTCGTGCCGAACGCGGTGGGGGCGGTCGGGCTGATCCTGATCGCGCGCCGCTCGGATCGCACCGGCGAGCGCCGCAAGCACTTCGCGTGCTGCACGATCGGCGGCGGGCTCGCGCTCGCTGCGCTGACGCTGCACCTGCCCAGCTTCGCGGCGATGCTCGTCTGCCTGTCGATCGCGGCGACGCTGATCTTCGCCGCGCTGCCGATCTTCTGGGCCGTGCCGACCCGCTACCTGTCCGGCAACGCGGCCGCGGCAGGGATCGCGCTGATCAGCAGCATCGGGATCACGAGCGGCATCGTCAGCCCGTGGGTGATCGGGATGATCCGCACGCGCACGGGCAGCATGGATCTGGCCGTGTATCTGCTCGCCGCGCTGCTGGTCGCGAGCGGCGTGGCGCTGACGGTCGGCGTGAAGGGCGAAGGCCCGCGGCGCGGCTGA
- a CDS encoding IclR family transcriptional regulator codes for MQNHEVSADDAPPKAQRGIQSVEVGGRLLDALARRRKPLGLSELAAAADLSTAQAHTYLVSLTRLALVKRDAITGNYEPGPLSLRLGLMSIERQPAYRATLPHAARLAETVGLSVALSVPGVLGPTIVRIERGGYPLHMNLHVGSVMSLDTTATGRVFRAFGDAAQLDAMAASQAGAGGTLAGADSASGAPDGDTQHVDLDTIRLRGIERSIDRPSPGVSGMCVPVFDTHGRLQLALTVIGSTGSIDVDWDGPIAAALRDAARQATASLGAARAEPAPAPAPGAARVPPALADDAKAQRGIHALDSTGELLLALVSAGRALPLRDLATAAGMPAAKAFPHLVSLQKIGLLSRDDAGCFDGGPLAQALGLIAMQRVSPTRDAEAEIVALAGATDMSVAAATLGPLGPTVIRLEESARPQHVSLQVGTVMSLVNTAIGRIFASGMSDDVLADLLANEPVRLAGAPAAPDDAAFRARLAAIRADELDFAFDAPVPGIGTIAAPVFDHTGSIRLVIAIIGSSRGFPRGPDSELAQTLRAATRRLSWRFGWIGR; via the coding sequence GTGCAGAACCACGAAGTCAGCGCGGACGATGCGCCGCCCAAGGCGCAGCGCGGTATCCAGAGTGTCGAGGTCGGCGGCCGGCTGCTCGACGCGCTCGCGCGCCGGCGCAAGCCGCTCGGGCTGTCGGAGCTGGCCGCGGCCGCCGATCTTTCCACCGCGCAGGCGCACACCTATCTCGTGAGCCTGACGCGGCTCGCGCTCGTCAAGCGCGATGCGATCACCGGCAACTACGAACCCGGCCCGCTGTCGCTGCGGCTCGGGCTGATGTCGATCGAGCGCCAGCCGGCCTACCGCGCGACGCTGCCGCACGCGGCGCGGCTCGCGGAAACGGTCGGCCTGAGCGTCGCGCTGTCGGTGCCGGGCGTGCTCGGCCCGACGATCGTGCGCATCGAGCGCGGCGGCTATCCGCTGCACATGAACCTGCACGTCGGTTCGGTGATGTCGCTCGACACGACGGCGACCGGCCGGGTGTTCCGCGCGTTCGGCGACGCCGCGCAACTCGACGCGATGGCGGCCAGCCAGGCCGGCGCGGGCGGCACGCTCGCCGGCGCCGACAGCGCGTCGGGCGCGCCCGACGGCGATACGCAACACGTCGACCTCGACACGATTCGCCTGCGCGGCATCGAACGCAGCATCGACCGGCCGAGCCCGGGCGTCAGCGGGATGTGCGTGCCCGTTTTCGATACGCACGGGCGCCTGCAACTCGCGTTGACGGTGATCGGTTCGACGGGATCGATCGATGTCGACTGGGACGGCCCGATCGCGGCGGCCTTGCGCGACGCGGCGCGGCAAGCCACCGCGTCGCTCGGCGCCGCGCGTGCGGAACCGGCGCCCGCGCCGGCGCCGGGCGCCGCGCGCGTCCCGCCCGCGCTGGCCGACGACGCGAAAGCCCAGCGCGGAATCCATGCGCTCGACAGCACCGGCGAGCTGCTGCTCGCGCTGGTGTCGGCAGGTCGCGCGCTGCCGCTGCGCGATCTCGCGACGGCGGCCGGCATGCCGGCCGCGAAGGCATTTCCGCATCTCGTCAGCCTGCAGAAGATCGGCCTGCTGAGCCGCGACGACGCCGGCTGCTTCGACGGCGGCCCGCTCGCGCAGGCGCTCGGCCTGATCGCGATGCAGCGCGTGTCGCCGACGCGCGACGCGGAAGCCGAGATCGTCGCGCTCGCCGGCGCGACCGACATGAGCGTGGCCGCCGCGACGCTCGGGCCGCTCGGGCCGACCGTGATCCGGCTCGAGGAATCGGCGCGGCCGCAGCACGTGAGCCTGCAGGTCGGCACCGTGATGTCGCTCGTCAATACGGCGATCGGCCGGATTTTCGCGTCCGGCATGTCCGACGACGTGCTGGCCGACCTGCTCGCCAACGAACCCGTGCGCCTCGCCGGCGCGCCCGCCGCACCGGACGACGCGGCCTTCCGCGCCCGGCTCGCGGCGATCCGCGCGGACGAACTCGATTTCGCGTTCGACGCGCCGGTGCCGGGCATCGGGACGATTGCCGCACCCGTGTTCGATCACACCGGCAGCATCCGGCTCGTGATCGCGATCATCGGCTCGTCGCGCGGCTTTCCGCGCGGGCCGGACAGCGAGCTGGCGCAGACGCTGCGGGCCGCGACGCGGCGATTGTCGTGGCGCTTCGGATGGATCGGCCGGTAA
- a CDS encoding epoxide hydrolase family protein codes for MHTEPFDIAIPEHALDDLRRRVRDTRPPNLTPAEPWQQGVDGAWLRELAAYWADGFDWRTAERALNRLPQFVADVGGRRVHFVHRRGTGPKPYPLVVTHGWPGSAFEFHALIDRLCDPAAFGGDPDDAFDIVAPSLPGFLFSPAPAAPGTSALQVADCWAELMAGLGYRRFGAQGGDLGAGVSIALGARHEGVVDGVHLNYLPGNYDPPIDAARPPTDDEQAFLKQRGDWAALEGGYAHVHMTKPQTLAVALNDSPLGLAAWIAEKFRAWSDCDGDVARRFSHDTLLTGISLYWFTGCIGSSMQMYWENRLQPMRFAAGQRVAVPVAFARFPKEISRPPRSWLERVFDVVQWTDMPSGGHFAAMEEPDLLADDIRRFFRRFR; via the coding sequence ATGCACACGGAACCGTTCGACATTGCGATCCCCGAGCACGCGCTCGACGATTTGCGTCGGCGCGTGCGCGACACCCGCCCGCCGAACCTGACGCCCGCCGAGCCGTGGCAGCAGGGCGTCGACGGCGCGTGGCTGCGCGAATTGGCCGCGTACTGGGCCGACGGCTTCGATTGGCGCACGGCGGAACGCGCGCTGAACCGGCTGCCGCAGTTCGTCGCGGACGTCGGCGGGCGGCGCGTGCATTTCGTGCATCGGCGCGGTACGGGGCCGAAACCCTATCCGCTCGTCGTCACGCACGGCTGGCCGGGTTCCGCATTCGAATTCCATGCGCTGATCGACCGCCTGTGCGATCCGGCCGCGTTCGGCGGCGATCCGGACGACGCGTTCGACATCGTCGCGCCGTCGCTGCCCGGCTTCCTGTTCTCTCCCGCACCGGCGGCGCCCGGCACGTCGGCGCTTCAGGTCGCCGACTGCTGGGCGGAGTTGATGGCCGGCCTCGGTTACCGCCGGTTCGGCGCGCAGGGCGGCGATCTGGGCGCGGGCGTGTCGATCGCGCTCGGCGCGCGGCACGAGGGCGTGGTCGACGGCGTCCATCTGAACTACCTGCCGGGCAACTACGACCCGCCGATCGATGCGGCGCGGCCGCCGACCGACGACGAGCAGGCGTTCCTGAAGCAGCGCGGCGATTGGGCGGCGCTCGAAGGCGGATACGCGCACGTCCACATGACGAAGCCGCAGACGCTGGCGGTCGCGCTCAACGATTCGCCGCTCGGGCTGGCCGCGTGGATCGCCGAGAAATTCCGTGCGTGGAGCGATTGCGACGGCGACGTCGCGCGCCGTTTCTCGCACGACACGCTGCTGACCGGCATATCGCTCTACTGGTTCACCGGCTGCATCGGCTCGTCGATGCAGATGTATTGGGAGAACCGGCTGCAGCCGATGCGCTTCGCGGCCGGGCAGCGCGTGGCGGTGCCGGTCGCGTTCGCGCGCTTTCCGAAGGAGATCAGCCGGCCGCCGCGCAGCTGGCTCGAACGCGTATTCGACGTCGTGCAGTGGACCGACATGCCGAGCGGCGGCCATTTCGCGGCGATGGAGGAGCCGGACTTGCTGGCCGACGATATTCGGCGGTTTTTCAGGCGCTTCCGGTAA
- a CDS encoding MBL fold metallo-hydrolase codes for MAKAFASQADLEEKKVTWTQLSENAYAYTAEGDPNSGVIVGDDSVLIVDTTATPAMAQDLIAKIRSVTDKPIKHVVLSHYHAVRVLGASAYFDEGAQHVIASRGTYEMIVERGEADMKSEIERFPRLFAGVETVPGLTWPTLVFEREITLFLGKLEVKIMHVGSGHTKGDTIVWLPSQKVLFSGDLVEYDAACYCGDAQLEQWPATLEALRALGAEKLVPGRGPALLNPAEVDKGLDYTKDFVTTLLAQGRKAVERNLDLKAAMALTREAMDPKFGHVFIYEHCLPFDVSRAFDEASGITHPRIWTAQRDKEMWAALQD; via the coding sequence ATGGCCAAAGCATTTGCCTCCCAAGCCGATCTGGAAGAGAAGAAAGTCACCTGGACGCAATTGTCCGAGAACGCATACGCGTACACGGCCGAAGGCGACCCGAATTCGGGCGTGATCGTCGGCGACGACAGCGTGCTGATCGTCGATACGACCGCGACGCCCGCGATGGCGCAGGACCTGATCGCGAAGATCCGCAGCGTGACCGACAAGCCGATCAAGCACGTGGTGCTGTCGCACTACCACGCGGTGCGCGTGCTCGGCGCGTCCGCGTACTTCGACGAAGGCGCGCAGCACGTGATCGCGAGCCGCGGCACGTACGAGATGATCGTCGAGCGCGGCGAGGCCGACATGAAGTCGGAGATCGAGCGCTTTCCGCGCCTGTTCGCCGGCGTCGAGACGGTGCCGGGCCTGACCTGGCCGACGCTCGTGTTCGAGCGCGAGATCACGCTGTTCCTCGGCAAGCTCGAAGTGAAGATCATGCACGTCGGCTCGGGCCACACGAAGGGCGACACGATCGTGTGGCTGCCGTCGCAGAAGGTGCTGTTCTCGGGCGACCTCGTCGAATACGACGCCGCGTGCTATTGCGGCGACGCCCAGCTCGAACAGTGGCCGGCCACGCTCGAGGCGCTGCGCGCGCTCGGCGCCGAGAAGCTCGTGCCGGGCCGCGGCCCCGCGCTGCTGAATCCGGCCGAGGTCGACAAGGGCCTCGACTACACGAAGGATTTCGTCACGACGCTGCTCGCGCAGGGCCGCAAGGCGGTCGAGCGCAATCTCGACCTGAAGGCGGCGATGGCGCTCACGCGCGAAGCGATGGATCCGAAATTCGGCCACGTGTTCATCTACGAGCACTGTTTGCCGTTCGACGTGTCGCGCGCGTTCGACGAAGCGAGCGGCATCACGCATCCGCGCATCTGGACCGCGCAGCGCGACAAGGAAATGTGGGCCGCGCTGCAGGACTGA
- a CDS encoding SDR family NAD(P)-dependent oxidoreductase, whose protein sequence is MTQAHRGTALITGASSGIGAVYADRLARRGYDLILVARSRDRLGALADRITNDTQRSIEIVDADLNDRTALAAVEAKLKQDASITLLVNNAGIGTHAPLLDSDVDAMTRMIDLNVTALTRLTYAAVPGFVARGHGAVINISSIVAISPETLNGVYGGSKAFVLAFSQSLHHELAGQGVQVQAVLPGATATDFWQTGGLPLEHLPKEIVMKATDLVDAALVGFDRGELVTIPSLHAGDEWEAYEAARRTMAPHLSADTPAPRYAPAR, encoded by the coding sequence ATGACGCAAGCACATCGCGGTACCGCCCTCATTACCGGCGCATCGTCGGGCATCGGCGCCGTCTACGCGGATCGCCTCGCGCGCCGCGGCTACGACCTGATCCTGGTCGCGCGCAGCCGCGACCGGCTCGGCGCCCTCGCCGACCGCATCACGAACGACACGCAGCGCAGCATCGAGATCGTCGACGCGGACCTCAACGACCGCACGGCGCTCGCCGCGGTCGAAGCCAAGCTGAAACAGGACGCGAGCATCACGCTGCTCGTGAACAACGCCGGCATCGGCACGCATGCGCCGTTGCTCGACAGCGACGTCGACGCGATGACGCGGATGATCGACCTGAACGTGACCGCGCTCACGCGCCTGACCTATGCGGCCGTGCCCGGTTTCGTCGCACGCGGCCACGGCGCGGTGATCAACATTTCGTCGATCGTCGCGATCTCGCCGGAAACGCTGAACGGCGTGTACGGCGGCAGCAAGGCATTCGTGCTCGCATTCAGCCAGTCGCTGCATCACGAGCTCGCCGGCCAGGGCGTGCAGGTACAGGCCGTGCTGCCCGGCGCGACGGCCACCGATTTCTGGCAGACGGGCGGCCTGCCGCTCGAGCACCTGCCCAAAGAGATCGTGATGAAGGCGACGGACCTGGTCGATGCGGCGCTGGTCGGGTTCGATCGCGGCGAACTCGTGACGATTCCGTCGCTGCATGCGGGCGACGAATGGGAGGCGTACGAGGCTGCACGCCGCACGATGGCGCCGCATTTGTCGGCGGATACGCCCGCGCCGCGCTACGCGCCGGCTCGCTGA
- a CDS encoding GlxA family transcriptional regulator, whose translation MHRIGFLISDGFQIMALAAQSVFEYANMGLDTPFYAMANYSVDGGDVRSSLGLPVATRALRGRLGVDTWIVAGVNDPLAAPAPLGVVAYLRRANAHARRIAGICTGAFVLAEAGLLAQRRATTHWAFGRDMQRHYPEIRVEDDRIFIVDGPIWTSAGMTAGLDLALAMVEKDLGADAARSVAHKLVMHQRRAGGQSQHSEMLDLAPKSDRIQNALDYARRNLGRALTVETLAEAVHLSPRQFSRVFTLETGQSPAKAIERLRLESARLMIEQSRHPLDVIAKENGFRDRRHMRDAFVRGFGVPPQALRRDARADAPAAG comes from the coding sequence ATGCACCGAATCGGCTTCTTGATCAGCGACGGCTTTCAGATCATGGCGCTCGCCGCGCAGTCGGTGTTCGAGTACGCGAACATGGGGCTGGACACGCCGTTCTATGCGATGGCCAACTACTCGGTCGACGGCGGCGACGTCCGCTCGTCGCTCGGGCTGCCGGTCGCCACGCGTGCGCTGCGCGGCCGGCTCGGCGTCGATACGTGGATCGTCGCGGGCGTGAACGACCCGCTCGCCGCGCCGGCGCCGCTCGGCGTCGTCGCTTACCTGCGCCGCGCGAACGCGCATGCGCGGCGGATTGCCGGCATCTGCACGGGCGCATTCGTGCTGGCGGAAGCCGGGCTGCTCGCGCAGCGTCGCGCGACCACGCACTGGGCGTTCGGCCGCGACATGCAGCGGCACTACCCGGAGATTCGCGTCGAGGACGACCGGATCTTCATCGTCGACGGCCCGATCTGGACGTCGGCCGGGATGACGGCCGGGCTCGATCTCGCGCTCGCGATGGTGGAAAAGGACCTCGGCGCCGACGCCGCACGCTCGGTCGCGCACAAGCTGGTGATGCATCAGCGCCGGGCCGGCGGCCAGTCGCAGCATTCGGAAATGCTCGATCTCGCGCCGAAATCCGACCGGATCCAGAACGCGCTCGACTACGCGCGCCGCAATCTCGGCCGCGCGCTGACCGTCGAGACGCTGGCCGAGGCCGTCCACCTGAGCCCGCGCCAGTTCAGCCGCGTGTTTACGCTCGAAACCGGGCAGTCGCCCGCGAAGGCGATCGAGCGGCTGCGGCTCGAATCGGCGCGGCTGATGATCGAACAGAGCCGTCATCCGCTCGATGTGATCGCGAAGGAAAACGGTTTTCGCGATCGCCGGCACATGCGCGACGCGTTCGTGCGCGGGTTCGGCGTGCCGCCGCAGGCGTTGCGGCGCGATGCGCGGGCGGACGCGCCGGCAGCGGGCTGA
- a CDS encoding 2,4'-dihydroxyacetophenone dioxygenase family protein, with protein sequence MTQPSAPLSTDLPPISCLPGDALPWLPMSADLPGLAIKYLHINAAEDTLTALLKMPAGGTLPRHRHDGEVFVHTLQGAWRYREYDWVAHAGSTVLEPAGSVHTPETLGAPGEDVITLNVMRGDLVLLDDDGRETARENCRVALLRQRKHARTAPDAATAFVTR encoded by the coding sequence ATGACGCAGCCGTCCGCCCCGCTCTCCACCGACCTGCCGCCGATCTCGTGCCTGCCCGGCGATGCGCTGCCGTGGCTGCCGATGAGCGCCGACCTGCCGGGGCTCGCGATCAAGTACCTGCACATCAATGCGGCCGAGGACACGCTGACCGCGCTGCTGAAGATGCCGGCCGGCGGCACGCTGCCGCGCCACCGTCACGACGGCGAGGTATTCGTCCATACGTTGCAGGGTGCGTGGCGCTACCGCGAATACGACTGGGTCGCGCACGCCGGCTCGACGGTGCTCGAACCGGCCGGCTCGGTGCACACGCCTGAAACGCTCGGCGCGCCGGGCGAGGACGTGATCACGCTGAACGTGATGCGCGGCGATCTCGTGCTGCTCGACGACGACGGCCGCGAAACGGCGCGCGAGAATTGCCGCGTCGCGCTGCTGCGCCAGCGCAAGCATGCGCGTACGGCGCCGGATGCCGCCACGGCGTTCGTTACGCGATAA